The Eurosta solidaginis isolate ZX-2024a chromosome 4, ASM4086904v1, whole genome shotgun sequence genome includes a window with the following:
- the LOC137248315 gene encoding uncharacterized protein, with the protein MTSFISITLLALVAYANADVAHLTRNYLPAATESQSRTVTYNAATGYSSGGSGSSFTSQRYTAPSVTYTSSPSVQVFNSATRTTASSAPAAAPSRQYLAPVVLQQSSSSGAYRAPGAASAAYRAPAVSKTTYSTSYRAPAATYNAPIVQQYNSGQYRAPAPVVEGASSGSYRTSTTTYSSGSAPAFQGSSSGAYRAPFAQTAPSGAASGSYRTSTSYSSSAPAAVNFGAGTSGAYKSSTSYNAPAPAPVNEGAASGSYRTSTTTYNTGSSSGAYRAPYSYNAPSSGAYRTSSTYSSSARAPASVDGSSGSYRTSTSYTAPAQAYRAPAVQYQTSSTTYNAPGAVSYRAPSVAYGAPARATAVTSQSFSSGAYRAPAATYNAPTIAYRAPSKTFTTSSSGTQYAADGGYVY; encoded by the exons ATG ACTTCATTCATCAGCATCACCCTTCTCGCTCTAGTCGCTTATGCCAATGCAGATGTCGCACATTTGACACGCAATTATCTACCTGCAGCAACCGAATCTCAATCGCGTACCGTTACTTACAATGCAGCCACTGGTTATTCGAGCGGTGGCAGTGGTAGCAGTTTCACTAGTCAACGTTATACAGCACCATCCGTTACATATACCAGTTCGCCATCTGTACAAGTATTTAATAGTGCAACGCGTACCACAGCTTCCTCCGCTCCAGCTGCTGCACCATCGCGTCAATATTTAGCACCAGTTGTATTACAGCAAAGTTCCTCATCGGGAGCATATCGTGCGCCAGGTGCTGCATCTGCAGCATATCGTGCTCCAGCTGTAAGCAAAACTACATATTCCACGTCGTACCGTGCCCCAGCTGCCACTTATAATGCACCGATTGTacagcaatataactcaggtcaATATCGTGCGCCAGCACCCGTGGTTGAAGGAGCTTCATCTGGTTCTTATAGAACTTCTACTACCACATATAGTTCAGGCTCGGCTCCTGCTTTTCAAGGTAGTTCATCGGGGGCCTATAGAGCTCCATTTGCACAAACAGCACCTAGTGGAGCTGCATCAGGTTCATATAGAACTTCTACCTCATATAGTTCATCCGCTCCAGCTGCAGTCAATTTTGGTGCTGGCACATCTGGTGCTTACAAATCATCCACGTCATATAATGCACCTGCTCCGGCTCCTGTGAATGAAGGCGCTGCTTCAGGTTCTTATAGAACTTCAACCACCACATACAATACTGGCAGTTCATCGGGTGCTTATAGGGCTCCATATTCCTACAATGCGCCATCATCGGGTGCATATAGAACTTCTTCTACATATAGCTCTTCTGCCCGGGCTCCAGCCAGTGTTGATGGTTCATCGGGCTCATATAGAACTTCCACCTCTTACACGGCGCCCGCTCAGGCTTATCGTGCACCAGCGGTTCAATATCAAACCTCATCGACCACATATAATGCACCCGGTGCTGTTAGCTACCGCGCTCCATCTGTAGCTTACGGTGCTCCAGCTCGTGCTACAGCCGTTACATCACAAAGTTTCTCTAGTGGTGCTTATCGTGCTCCAGCGGCCACATATAATGCACCAACGATCGCATACCGTGCTCCATCTAAAACTTTCACAACCTCATCATCGGGTACTCAATACGCTGCAGATGGTGGTTACGTATATTAA